A stretch of DNA from Longimicrobiaceae bacterium:
CCGGCCGCCGCCGCGGCCCAGGAGCCGCGCCCGCTCACCGCGCTGGACCTGTACCACCTGCGGACCGCTTCGGGCGTCGCCGTGTCCCCGGACGGGCGGCGGGTGGCGTACGTCGTCACCCGCGCCGACTCGGCGGAGAACCGCTACAAGCGCGACCTGTGGATCGCGAACGCGGATGGCTCCGGCGCGCGGCGGCTGACGTGGACCGAGAGCGCCAACTTCGGCGACCCCGCCTTCTCGCCGGACGGGCGGTTCCTGGCCTTCACCTCCGCGCGCGCGGGCGGGAAGGCGCAGGTGTGGGTGCTCCCCCTCGCCGAGGGCGGCGAGGCGTGGGCCCTCACCGACCTGAAGACCGGCGCCGCGAACCCGGCCTGGTCGCCGGGGGGCGACCGCATCGCCTTCACCTCGTCGCTCACGCCGGAGGAGCTGGCAGGGGACGCGGGCGCACGGCGGGACAGCGCCCGCGTGGACGCCGCCGCCATGCGGAACATCCATCGCGACCGCGCCGCCGCGCTGGCGGCCATCCGCGCCAAGCTGGAGGAGAACGAGGGCCCCGGGGGCCCGCGCCGCGTCACGCGCCGCAACCACCTGGGCGAGACGGCGCTGGCGGAGGAGCGCTGGGCGCAGCTCTACGTGGTGGAGGCGCGCCCCGGGGCGAAGCCGCTGCGGCTCACCGCCACCGCCTTCCCCGCGGGCGCGCCGTCGTGGTCGCCGGACGGGCGCTCCCTGGCGTACGCCGCCACCCAGCCGCCGGAGGGGCGCCACCCCGACTTCGAGGACGACTCGGACGTGTTCGTGATCCCCGCCGCCGGGGGGACGCCGCGCCGGATCGCGGAGCCGCGCTTCACCGCCACCAACCCGCGCTTCTCCGCGGACGGCCGCTGGATCGTGTACCAGCGGCAGCCGTACGACACCGTGTTCCGCACCGCGGTCAACTCGGAGCTGGTGGCGATGCGCGCCGACGGCACGGAGCGCCGCAGCGTGACCGCGGCGCTGGACCGCGGCGTCTCCTCGTTCGCGCTGACGGACGACGGATGGCTGTACTTCACAGTGCAGTCGGAGGGCGCGGTGCCGCTCTACCGCACCCGCCTGGACCGGATCGACCCGCGCCGGGTGGTGTCCGGCCCGCGGGGCGTCACCTCGTTCGACGTGGCGGGCGGCACGGTCGCCTGGGCGCAGATGCACCCGCAGCGCCCCAGCGACGTGTACGCGGCGCGCGCGGATGGGTCGCGCGAGCGGCGCCTGACGGCGCTGAACGACTCGCTCCTGGCGCGGGTGTACGTGGGCGACTACGAGGAGATCTGGTATCCCTCGTTCGACGGGCGCCGGATCCAGGGGTGGATCGTCCGCCCCCTGGGCTTCCGGGAGGGCTCGCGCCCGCCGCTGGCGGTGGAGATCCACGGCGGCCCGCACTCCATGTGGGGGCCGGGGGAGGCCACCATGTGGCTGGAGTACCAGACGCTGGCGGGCGCCGGGTACACCGTCTTCTTCTCCAACCCGCGCGGCTCGGGCGGCTACGGCGCCGAGGGGCTGCAGAGCATCCATCGCAACTGGGGGACGCCCCCCGCGCGCGACGTGCTCGTGGGCGCGGACAGCGTGCTCGCCCGCGGGCTGGCGGACCCGCAGCGGCAGGCGGTCACCGGCGGGAGCTACGCCGGCTACCTGACGAGCTGGATCATCGCCAAAGAGGCGCCGGAGCGATTCGACGCCGCGGTGGCGCAGCGCGGGGTGTACGACCTGGGGATCTGGTGGGGCGCCTCCAACACCTTCGAGCTGTTCGAGGGGGAGTTCGGGGTGCGCCCGTGGGAGGATCCGCAGATCGTGCGCGAACAGTCGCCCATCACCTACGTGGAGAACGTCCGCACCCCCCTGCTGATGCTGCACGGCGAGGTGGACTACCGCACCACGCTGGCCGGGGCGGACGCGATGTACCGGGCGCTGATGGCGCTTGAGAAGCCGGTGGAGATGGTGCGCTACCCGCGCGAAGGGCACGAGCTGACGCGCTCGGGCGAGCCGGCGCACCGGGTGGACCACATGCTCCGGATCCTGGAGTGGTTCGAGCGGCACGTGCGGTAGGGCGG
This window harbors:
- a CDS encoding S9 family peptidase, giving the protein MTPRALRALAPLCLGAVFAASAPAAAAAQEPRPLTALDLYHLRTASGVAVSPDGRRVAYVVTRADSAENRYKRDLWIANADGSGARRLTWTESANFGDPAFSPDGRFLAFTSARAGGKAQVWVLPLAEGGEAWALTDLKTGAANPAWSPGGDRIAFTSSLTPEELAGDAGARRDSARVDAAAMRNIHRDRAAALAAIRAKLEENEGPGGPRRVTRRNHLGETALAEERWAQLYVVEARPGAKPLRLTATAFPAGAPSWSPDGRSLAYAATQPPEGRHPDFEDDSDVFVIPAAGGTPRRIAEPRFTATNPRFSADGRWIVYQRQPYDTVFRTAVNSELVAMRADGTERRSVTAALDRGVSSFALTDDGWLYFTVQSEGAVPLYRTRLDRIDPRRVVSGPRGVTSFDVAGGTVAWAQMHPQRPSDVYAARADGSRERRLTALNDSLLARVYVGDYEEIWYPSFDGRRIQGWIVRPLGFREGSRPPLAVEIHGGPHSMWGPGEATMWLEYQTLAGAGYTVFFSNPRGSGGYGAEGLQSIHRNWGTPPARDVLVGADSVLARGLADPQRQAVTGGSYAGYLTSWIIAKEAPERFDAAVAQRGVYDLGIWWGASNTFELFEGEFGVRPWEDPQIVREQSPITYVENVRTPLLMLHGEVDYRTTLAGADAMYRALMALEKPVEMVRYPREGHELTRSGEPAHRVDHMLRILEWFERHVR